The genomic segment CAGGTCTGGCTTTCAATAATATCTAATTGGTAGGGTTTCACACTTAAGATGGAgatggcgatggcaccccactccagtactcttgcctgaaatatcccatagacaaggagcctggtaggctgcagtccatggggtcgctaagagtcagacacgactgagtgacttcactttcacttttcattttcatgcattggagaaggaaatggcaacccactccagtgttcttgcctggagaatcccagggaccggggagcctggtgggctgccgtctatggggttgcacagagttggacacgactgaagcgacttagcagcagcagcatacttaagAACAGCAAGTATTGTAAATCATATGTATGTTTGGGAAAGTAGCAAAATAACTTCTGTCCCcagaaaagtttaagaaaaagctAGAGTTCCAggtcaaaagtaaaaaaaaaacaaattgaggAATGAAACTTGACTTGGGCTTTTCCTTATCTGTGCTGTTTATGTAATATACATCAGTTATATTTGggaataaaatatcatttaggGTTTTCTCagatactgctgctactgctaagtcacttcagtcgtgtccgactctgtgcaacctcagagacagcagcccaccaggccctgccgtccctgggattctccaggcaagaacactggagagggttgccatttcctcctccaatgcatgaaagtgaaaagggaaagtgaagtcgctcagtcgtgtccgactcttagtgaccccatggactgcagcccaccagtctcctccatccatgggatttttcaggcaagaatactggagtgggttgccattgccttctcctttctcaGATACAGCTTCCTGATAAATGTCTCTCAATTCCAAAATCTCCATactgtaatgtctctgcttattctGTTGCTGGATAGTCCTTAAGTAATCGGTGGCACTCATTTGAGCAAGGAAGAATTCCTTAGGTTAGAAATAATTTGTGAGGTGTGTATCCAGCCAGGCCAGGATGGAAAGAGCTTCTGACTGTTGATGTAAACATTGGGGAATCATGTAGAAGAAAGGGAAATCTACCAGACCTCAAAGTTGTTTACTCATGttagggatgggggtggggcatgAAGGACtatagaaatgataaataaaaatgcagtatGTTTAGGCCTGACCATTACTCCAGGAACTGGAGGTTAGAGTATAAAAGGTTCGTTTCTCCCTTTAGTGACTTCTTTTTTCTGTAACCCAACATTTTCAGCTTGTGTCTGTGACCAGTGGTTATAAAGTGATACAGATGAATTTAGTAATTCCCAAGATAGTTATTATTATCACTGTCTTCCTAATTTATTTCCTCATCTAAGCTTGGTTGTTTTAGTAACCTCCGTTTTACCCTGTTGAGGAATTGAATGCCTATCCCAACCATCCAAGGTGCCTTGTTCAAAAGGCATCCAAGTCCCAATGGCATCTGAGACAAGAACCCCTGAGAAATGGTCAAGAGGCTCTCAGGACTAAAGATCTGTGGTTATAAAAGGTTTGAGTTACAAGTTTAAGTAAGACCTAAGAATACATTGTTTTAGACCTACACACTCCTGACTACACTGTAGATTTCGAAAAAGTAGTCAGCGAAGATATCTGAATTAAGAAATCAAGAGAGAATTATAGGATATGGTCATTGACTTGGGAATCTCAGGCAGTTAGAATTTTCAGGATTCTTGTTATCTAGGTGTTAAAAAGTGAGtgccattttttattttagaggGACAAGATGCTTTTAAGACTAGCCCCAGAAAGATCAAAACTATAGTTGTCTAATAACTAGGATTGGCCAGAGGGCATAGCCAGTGTGAAAGGTTTAGATTTCAGAGTCATTTCAGAGACAGTTTTTTTCCTGAGGGAAGATGGTAAGTAGAACTTGCAAGTAGGTACAAGACCCATACATTTAATTGTGGAGTTTCAATCCTCCAGAAGGCTGTAGACATTATACTTAGCACTGTCCATTCTCTCAAGCCACTGACAACAGTCCCTTTTTTGGCCTTTTGGTTTACCCTTGACAGGACAGACTTCACTGGAGTTGCCACATAACCTCCTTTCTTGTAAATCTTCAGATAGCCAGGATCATGTTCTTACCAGTATCATCATTCTGATATAATGCCCCCTTAGCAACGTGTCCTTTGTACCTGGGGTGGACAAGTAGGCTCTACTGCCTTTGCCTTTCTTCCCCTGTCAGGctaaccatttccttcttgaaCCTCAAGACAACCCAAAAGGAGACTGAGTTATAAGAAAAGCACttggaatttttattaaaattggtATGATAAAAACActtatcttttactttcattcctAAAGCCATTCAGTGTCTTTGTGTCTGGATCCTCTATAAGGAATTTAGATGAGAAAAGTTCTTTTGCTGTGGTTTTGTCAACACTTccattttggtttcttctttatcctttgaTTTGGATGTCTCTGTCTTCCCTGGGTGAATCAGAACAGACTTAAGtttctttggatttctttgttcattgtagaaaagttttcttaaattttctatgAACTTTGTTGGAAATagcttaatttttccttttcttgtccagTGAACCAGACCGAGGAAGGCTAACTCCCTCCCCAGACATCATTGTTTTGTCTGATAATGAGGCTTCCAGCCCCCGTTCCAGCTCCCGAATGGAAGAAAGACTCAAAGCAGCCAACCTAGAGATGTTTAAGGTAAAAAAAAGAGATTCCTTTCATCATTTCTTGCTTCTACTATTCTTTTTAATTCCCTGAGAGTCCCAtttctggtttttttctttcagtgtttacTTTTTGGATCTAAATAACTACAAGTGGAGAAGAAAGTTTGGAAAAGTGTAGTTTATctttggaaaatgaaaacttcatAATTCAGATCATGTAAACTCAACTCTTAGCTGGAAATACCTTCTATACTGTATCCTGGCTCTCCAAATATGGAGGAATTCCtaagtttttatgtatttctggAGGAAACATGGGTTTAAAAGATTAAGGAACATTATTTTCAAGGAAAGCAATATCTCCCTTTGGCCATTCTTCTGCCAGGAATCTGGTTAGCATTTATATATGATCTCTTCTTTCATTCTGTAAGCTATTTTTGAATACCTAACGaataccaggcactgtgccagacTGTGTGCTAGGAACACAAAGGTAACAATTTCCATTGCACCTGTGCTTCTTGTGGAAGATGAAGGTTTTTGACCTAGAAGAATAGATCATCTTGCAGGAGTGTACTCTGAGTAACTGCTACTATAGCTGATAGTCTCCATGTTTCCTCAGGGGAAAGGCATTGAAGAACGGCAGCAactcatcaagcagctgagagaTGAGCTGCGATTGGAAGAAGCCCGACTGGTGCTGttaaagaaactgagacagagTCAGCTACAGAAAGAGAACGTGGTTCAGAAGGTACTGTGCCCAAGAAATAAAAGGactagcagaaagcaaagaaaaacagaatgggCTACCCCAGGTAGATTCGGCAGGGTGGCTCATTCTTCTCTGGTCCCCTGGGGTTTAGTCTCTAGGAacagtgttatttttttatttggggcCTTAATCAAGAAAACTatgcttctgttttttcattttcccttctgGTCAACAGGAGCTTCAGACTGACAAGGAGTTTTGAAAATCTAGAAGTGTACCAGATTTCTACCTCTGATTACTAGCCTTTTCCACTGtctcattttctcctctctcctaGACTCCAGTTGTACAGAATGCAGCATCTATTGTTCAGCCATCTCCTGCCCATGTGGGACAGCAAGGCCTGTCCAAGCTTCCCTCCCGGCCTGGGGCCCAAGGGGTTGAACAGAATTTGAGAACATTACAGGTATGTTACCCATAGTGTGATCTTAGTTTCAGGGAACTCTGTTATCCTATCTCGGTTTTGGGTCTTTTGTGAAGATCACAGAAAGAACCTGGCCTTGATAGACATGTCATTATTATCGATAATCCTGTTGGTCCTTAATGGCATGATTTAGTCTACAGTAGAAGGATGAATAACTGATCTTTCCACTGTAGTCTTTCTACTTCTTAGCCCTTTTCCATAGAGGGTTAAGATAGTTTATACCAAAAAAGCCAGGGAATTCCTAACTACTAATCAAATTTTACAGTGATGGCAGATTTATCCCATAGATCATTAGACAGAATTACCAAGTATGACTATCTTTCTACTTAGCTATATATTATAGACAGTGTTTTCTGTTTGGCATTTTGTGAGGCATTTTGCCACCTACGACCATATCTTTTCACACTTCAGGGTCACAGTGTCATCCGTTCAGCGACCAATACCACCCTCCCACACATGTTAATGTCTCAACGTGTGATTGCGCCAAACCCAGCCCAGCTACAGGGTCAGCGGGGCCCGCCTAAGCCTGGCCTTGTACGCACCACAACACCCAATATGAATCCCACCATCAATTACCAACCGGTAAGAGGGAGCCCtaatatggaaacagaaaaatcttTTATTTGCTTTCCCTGTTGAAAAGGTCATAGATTTTAAGTTTTTGGACTAGGACAACAAAGGAAATTTTGGTGGGTTGGCAGTGGTCCCAAAAGTGAAATCATGAGGAATTTTATGAATATAGcatgtgcgtgcttagtcattaagttgtgtctgactctttgcaaccccatggactatagcccaccaggctcatctgtccgtggagtttcccaggtaagagtactggagtgggttgccatttactcctccattggatcttcccaacccagggatcaaactcgagtctcctccatctcctacattggcaggcggattctttaccactgagccacctgaaaagcccacaTGAATATAGTAGTAGAGAAAAAGGGTTATATGCAGAGAAGGGTTATGAGCAGCAATAAGCTAAAATATGTCTAGAAGAAAGAACTAGAGGGATCTAAGGAATAAGAAGCATAAAGGATGTAAAACAAAGAATCCTGAATCTTTGCAGTTTTAGTTCATAGCCACTGTCATTCTCCTCTCCTGTGTGCCAAAATCCTTTTTCAGTGGAGAAGTGGGACACCTCGTGTCGTTTTCTGAGTTTGGGGGAAGCTGTGTAGGTCAGACTAGGATCAGGTAATGTTCTCTGCCACGAAagtaaaaattgatgctttctcTCACATATCATCACTGACCCCTACACTCAATCTGTTTCAGCAGTCAAGTTCTTCTGTTCCCTGTCAGCGCACAACATCCTCTGCCATCTATATGAATCTTGCCTCCCATATCCAGCCAGGGACCGTGAACAGGGTGTCCTCACCACTCCCCAGCCCCAGCGCCATGACAGATGCTGCCAACTCACAGGCTGCAGCCAAATTGGCTCTTCGCAAACAGCTGGAAAAGACACTCTTGGAGATTCCACCCCCTAAACCACCTGCTCCCTTGCTTCACTTCCTGCCTAGTGCAGCCAATAGCGAGTTCATCTACATGGTAGGCTTGGAGGAAGTCGTACAGAGTGTCATCGACAGCCAAGGTAAGGCTGTTTGTTGGCCAGTCTTTTTATCTAAGTAAAAGGTTGCCAAACTTGATTAGTATGGACAGAGTATCACATGATACTGTGTAATATTAAATAACCTCTCCCTGACTTTTACCAAACCACTCCCATCCTTTATTCAGAGGCTATTTAGgaacagcatatcaaaaagcttatttatttttggccacactgggtcttcattgctgcataggGACTGTGTCTAGTGGCAGCAAGCAGGGGTTGCTCTCTatttgcagtgtgcaggctggAGCCCTTTGACTCTGACACACATTTTCTTCTCAATATTGCATAATAGGAAATCAGAAAACTTGGGTTTTTATCATCCCAGTTTTGTCATTTGGAGCTGTGTTTCTTagacttagtttcctcatttgtaaatagggatcagttcagttcagttcagtcgctcagtcgtgtccgactccttgcaaccccatgaactgatggTACTATCTAATTCCCTAAAGTGATACTTTGCAATcaaatgaaatgtaaatattttataaatttcagaGTCACTTTTTTAATTCAGCAGAGTAAACTCCTGGAAAAAGATTCATCTGATGAAGAGAAACAGGAGATGGAGTGGAAATGTGAGACCactgattattatttttgttggcaTCTAGGGAAAAGCTGTGCCTCTCTTCTGCGGGTCGAACCCTTTGTTTGTGCCCAGTGCCGCACAGACTTCACCCCTCACTGGAAGCAGGAGAAGAATGGAAAGATTCtgtgtgagcagtgtatgacctcCAACCAGAAGAAGGCTCTAAAGGCAGAACACACCAACCGGCTGAAAAATGCTTTTGTTAAAGCCCTACAGCAGGAACAGGTAAGAATTCTGACTTCTCACCAGCCACCTGACCAGGTTGGATTTTACCAAAAGGCAGTTCTTTCTAGTTTAGAGGAGTTGTCTGTGTGAACACTACAGTCCAGGTGATCTAGGTTTCTGAAGCGAAGTTCCTTGAACCTAGAGGCCTGAGTTCCCTTTATACCCTTCTTACCATTCTGCCTTTCCCATTTCCTTTTGACTACTTCTGATTGAGTAAGAGTTTAATGACACATGATGTCTGAGGTTAAGGGAAAGGGACAAAGGGCTGAGAATCTTGGCTTTCCCTGATAGCACTGAGGAAATTCCTCTATTATTGACTTCATTTCCTCAAACAAATGGATTTTGGTGAAAAGGATTTATATTTGTACTAGAACTGTCTTTTAGAGAAGTAATTATCTGCAGTCCATATTTGACAAAGAAATGACAAACGAAAGGGTAAATTATAAAGTAGCTCAGTGAAGATTAGTGATTGCTAGTGTGTGTGAATTCTTCATACATTATTAATAGAATGAGAATATCTTGGAGCAGGGAAGAGGTATTGGGAAGCTCAGATTATTTTCTGCCCCACCACCCATCAGACCCCTCTGGGTAGCATCATGGGTCTTCTGGAAAATGGGTAGATAGGAgtcaaaaataaaacttcagtaaCTCATTGGCCTTAATTAATTACATTAGTCAGCTCATCACCACCACCTAGATCTCCAGCCAGCTTCTGAGAGCCAGCTTTCCTGGGGAGAGGGACTCCTTAAGTATTGAAGCATTGAGGTTGCTGTACCCAGAGATCCTAGTGCAACTACCCCACCAGactcttttgccttttccataTCCCTCCAACTGGCTGGCAGCATTAGAGATAAGAAGACCTCTAGGTTTTTTGGTTAGGAAGTTGGGCGCTGTCCTGCCCAACTTGACCTGATGACTCCCAACAGGAAATTGAACAGCGATTACAGCAGCAGGCAGCCCTCTCCCCAACTACGGCTCCAGCTGTGTCCAGTGTCAGTAAACAAGAGACCATAATGAGACATCATACGCTCCGGCAGGTGAGGATTTCTCTTGAGGTTTTGTCAGTCATTTATTACAGTTCGTCCTTTGTTCTGTGGAGAATCATGTTGCTCTTCTGTACTCCCATATTCTTTCCTCCCCCTCACACCTTCCATCGTGGCAAAGTTATGACTGCTCGTCTCCTCCTCATTGCAGGCTCCGCAGCCCCAAAGCAGCCTCCAGCGTGGTATTCCCACATCTGCCCGTTCCATGCTTTCCAACTTTGCACAGGCACCCCAGCTGTCTGTGCCGGGTGGCCTCCTTGGTATGCCAGGTAAGAAGGGTTGATCTGAGAACTTTTCTCGGGAATTGACCGGCTAGTTTGCAGTTCTTTAGCAGCTCCTTTAGGTGATTGTTCGGTCTTTtgttttctgctctttctttAGGCCATCCTCCCTTCACTCTTGTTACTCGGCAAACGTTTGCTAAATCCATATTACATGCCAGGCACAGTCCACTAAGGTTTTGGTGGTGAAAATGACATGGTCCTCTCTAGTGTGCCCTTTTGGTGGGCATGTGGTTATTGATCTCTTTTGGCCAGAATATCAGGGTTAACTGTCCTGATCCTGGTTGAGTGACCTAGGGAAGTTTCTTCAGAGTCAGCAGCCCCCAAACCAAAGCTGATTCAATAATTCCCCTCTCTTTGTCTTGATTATTTTCCTCTCACCACTATTTTCTTTGACTCTTCTATACCATCAAGACCATGTTGATTAATCCTGGTAGGTTTGAAGTTTGGGGAAGGCCTCCCTACCTAAAGCTGGGGAGCAGGGTGGGTAGTTGTTACTGAAATAAAGCTTAATTGAGTCTGGATGGATGTAGACAACTTCTAGTGTTCCCTCTGCATCTCCAAGACTGCAGCCTCAGGGTATTGCGGAAGAAGGGATCATTTCTTTTAATACCTGCCTCCACTTTTGTCTCCTGGGTCTAGGTGTCAACATTGCATACTTGAACACTGGTATTGGAGGACACAAAGCCCCCAGTCTGGCAGACCGACAGCGGGAATACCTTTTAGACATGATCCCTCCCCGGTCTATATCGCAGTCCATCAGTGGACAGAAATAACGCCTGTTCCACTTATACTGCCCCAACCTTGAACCCTTTACCCATCTCCTCTCCCATTGTCCCCAGCTTCCGTCGCATGCAGTGCCTGTACTGGTGCCTACCATACacggaaaacaaaacagaaaaacagaagacaCAAAGTAGGAATCAGCAAGAAAACACACGCCCTGCCCCGCCACCTCCCCTTTATTTTACACTGCTGCGATCTGTTCTGCCACTTTCTCTCTTCAGTTTTAATAGCGAGGTGGATCTCTGCCTCTGATAGAGGTCAGAATGAGGTCCTGGGGAGAAATCTAAGCCCTTGGATGTGTGTTTCTAAAGTTTGTTTTTATgctttaattattattatcatttttaatgatgTTGTGTGTCCTCCCTTTGTTCAGTGGACGGttaaacctttttattttcacccagtatttttttttttttcttttcttttgtcttttttcttttttgtaaacacAAATGACATTCAGTTAAGTGATAGGAGCATTGCAGTAGGGTCCCCAGCTGccaagtaggacatgactgggaGTGTTAGGGGCAAAAGTTTTTAATGCACTTAACccagggttggggggaggtggTGGCATCAAACAGGGAGGAATAGCACACCAGCTATGGGGTGTCTCTGAGCTGGACAGTTCAGAAGGCAGTGTTGACTATTGAAGTTGGGCTCTAAGAATGAGGGGAAAGAGCCTGGAAGGAGAAGCTTTAAAAGTTAACCACTCTAAAAGTGACCcataaagaagagagagaaaggggcatgACAGTGAACATCATGTTGAGCCAAGGAGGACTGAGACCACGTCCTAGCCTTCTGGATGCTGGGCGAATGAGGTTAGTCTCCTGACCCCAGTGGAAACGCAGAAGACTATTCCAGGCCAACTAGCCCCAgattatttcatcttatttttttgtaaagttctcccccatccccatctcctttcttttcttttttaaaaatcctaatctGCCCTCAGTAACCACAGCCCCATCTGTAATATAGAGTGGCTGTTCCCAGCTTGACTTTGCTGGGTGTCCTGGAAGTTGGATGGGCATGAGTGAGTGAAATGTCAAAGGGAGGaaatagagggagaaagaaagagaggattcCCTCCCAATAGTTGCGACTTTCCCATTTgtctctttaccttctgagcgcCAGGAGATGAGGGTGAGGGCACCTAATCAGGTGGGAGCCCTACCCTGGCCCTGCTGCGCTAACTGCAGAGCTGACCGCTCACAGCTGAACAATTCATGTCAAAACCAATCCTGGACCTGTGCTATAAAAGTAGTTGTTGTCTTTTTTCTCCCCAGAATTCTATAAATTttgctttcttgtttgtttttattcttttcttaagtGCTACTAATGTAGAGAATGAATTGAATTGTGCAATGTTGCTGTTCTGGGGATTGGGGAGATTAGCATCCCATTTGCCCACACCATGGGGGACAGGGGAAGGGACCAGGCTGTTTTTGAGgtaagggaagcccattaaaggTAGGGGTTTCTGCTCACTTCATAGTGCATGTCCACCTGCCTCTCCAGCTCTAATAAAAGCTGCCAGAGTTTGAGGAAGGGATACTCTCAGCAGAGAGGTGTGAAGAGGAGTGTAATATTTTGCCCTTGAAAGCCACCTGGAGAGGTtcccccatttttattttttaaaattaaataattttttaaagtaagaaggcacttttaaaattaacacacacacaaactgcacATCCTCCCCATAAAGTTTGGGGAGGGGATAGGAGGAGCTGGAATCAGGCTCAGTTCCCCCCACACTGGCTTCTACTCCCCATACTCCAGAGCCACTGTGGGTGATTATACTGGCCCTACGGGCCTTCctggctttttttctttcctccctttcccccaaTTCATTGAGCACTTAATAAAGGAGCAGAGATGCAGCCTGTGTCTGGGCTCCCCAGTGGTGAAATGATCTGGAAGCTAGACGCTAGTAACAGGTAGTGATGGGGTTGTTTCGAGTATTTTTCTGGGGAATGTGGAACCCCTGACTAagtggtgggagagggaggggggttaGTGGAACTGGGTCtgggattattttaaaattatatatatatatataaagatatattcttacatctttcctttgccCTCTGTGCTTTGAAAGCACTGGATAAATcgtttggttttgcttttctctcttccaCAAAAttggaagctttttaaaaaatattttccctgcAAGTCATCTTGCCTTGTGGCATGTCTGTCtagcctccctccccccaccccatgatGAAGTGCCATTTCTGTTatgtctcccctcccccagctcagaGGTGCTCAGAGGTACGAGGTGCCCGAGTTTGTCAGTTGAGATTAAAAGTAAGGAACAGAGAATGTGCAATACCGTCTGGCTGGGGGCTGTCCCTGCCCTGAGCTGAATCCCTTCCCTGGGAGCCAGGCCACCTTTGAATGGGGTTTGGAAGTAAGATGTGTAGAGATGGGGATGATGGGGAAGGAAAGCCTGTAGTCGCCTGCCTGCCAAGGTGCTGAGGCGATAGGGGAGAGGGTGGAGTCTTCCCTGTTTTTATCCCCTCAGGGTCAGTTACATAGAGGCTGCTTGTTGACTGGTATAGCTCCGTGACCCTTTGCTCAATTGCTGAGGTTTGATTTCTTACCCTCTCTTATCCCCATTTTCATACCCTTCCCAGGGATTAGTGACGGGGGTGAGGCTCCTCTAATCATGGTGAAGTATTAGCCTTccacctcctcccttctcctccctctcccccatcctgtcttcctcatttctctcctttttcatcaCTGATTGCCTTGTGTCCCTCCAAGTCTGTTGTTGCTGTCCATCCCCAGGCCTTGGGCCCCATAGACACTAAACCTCATGCCCTAAAGATAGGAAGAAAGACCCTCTGTACAG from the Bos javanicus breed banteng chromosome 3, ARS-OSU_banteng_1.0, whole genome shotgun sequence genome contains:
- the GATAD2B gene encoding transcriptional repressor p66-beta isoform X2 yields the protein MCVRVHCRLKKLMMDRMTEDALRLNLLKRSLDPADERDDVLAKRLKMEGHEAMERLKMLALLKRKDLANLEVPHELPTKQDGSGVKGYEEKLNGNLRPHGDSRTAGRPGKENINDEPVDMSARRSEPDRGRLTPSPDIIVLSDNEASSPRSSSRMEERLKAANLEMFKGKGIEERQQLIKQLRDELRLEEARLVLLKKLRQSQLQKENVVQKTPVVQNAASIVQPSPAHVGQQGLSKLPSRPGAQGVEQNLRTLQGHSVIRSATNTTLPHMLMSQRVIAPNPAQLQGQRGPPKPGLVRTTTPNMNPTINYQPSSSSVPCQRTTSSAIYMNLASHIQPGTVNRVSSPLPSPSAMTDAANSQAAAKLALRKQLEKTLLEIPPPKPPAPLLHFLPSAANSEFIYMVGLEEVVQSVIDSQGKSCASLLRVEPFVCAQCRTDFTPHWKQEKNGKILCEQCMTSNQKKALKAEHTNRLKNAFVKALQQEQEIEQRLQQQAALSPTTAPAVSSVSKQETIMRHHTLRQAPQPQSSLQRGIPTSARSMLSNFAQAPQLSVPGGLLGMPGVNIAYLNTGIGGHKAPSLADRQREYLLDMIPPRSISQSISGQK
- the GATAD2B gene encoding transcriptional repressor p66-beta isoform X1, with amino-acid sequence MCVRVHCRLKKLMMDRMTEDALRLNLLKRSLDPADERDDVLAKRLKMEGHEAMERLKMLALLKRKDLANLEVPHELPTKQDGSGVKGYEEKLNGNLRPHGDSRTAGRPGKENINDEPVDMSARRSEPDRGRLTPSPDIIVLSDNEASSPRSSSRMEERLKAANLEMFKGKGIEERQQLIKQLRDELRLEEARLVLLKKLRQSQLQKENVVQKTPVVQNAASIVQPSPAHVGQQGLSKLPSRPGAQGVEQNLRTLQGHSVIRSATNTTLPHMLMSQRVIAPNPAQLQGQRGPPKPGLVRTTTPNMNPTINYQPQSSSSVPCQRTTSSAIYMNLASHIQPGTVNRVSSPLPSPSAMTDAANSQAAAKLALRKQLEKTLLEIPPPKPPAPLLHFLPSAANSEFIYMVGLEEVVQSVIDSQGKSCASLLRVEPFVCAQCRTDFTPHWKQEKNGKILCEQCMTSNQKKALKAEHTNRLKNAFVKALQQEQEIEQRLQQQAALSPTTAPAVSSVSKQETIMRHHTLRQAPQPQSSLQRGIPTSARSMLSNFAQAPQLSVPGGLLGMPGVNIAYLNTGIGGHKAPSLADRQREYLLDMIPPRSISQSISGQK
- the GATAD2B gene encoding transcriptional repressor p66-beta isoform X3, producing the protein MDRMTEDALRLNLLKRSLDPADERDDVLAKRLKMEGHEAMERLKMLALLKRKDLANLEVPHELPTKQDGSGVKGYEEKLNGNLRPHGDSRTAGRPGKENINDEPVDMSARRSEPDRGRLTPSPDIIVLSDNEASSPRSSSRMEERLKAANLEMFKGKGIEERQQLIKQLRDELRLEEARLVLLKKLRQSQLQKENVVQKTPVVQNAASIVQPSPAHVGQQGLSKLPSRPGAQGVEQNLRTLQGHSVIRSATNTTLPHMLMSQRVIAPNPAQLQGQRGPPKPGLVRTTTPNMNPTINYQPQSSSSVPCQRTTSSAIYMNLASHIQPGTVNRVSSPLPSPSAMTDAANSQAAAKLALRKQLEKTLLEIPPPKPPAPLLHFLPSAANSEFIYMVGLEEVVQSVIDSQGKSCASLLRVEPFVCAQCRTDFTPHWKQEKNGKILCEQCMTSNQKKALKAEHTNRLKNAFVKALQQEQEIEQRLQQQAALSPTTAPAVSSVSKQETIMRHHTLRQAPQPQSSLQRGIPTSARSMLSNFAQAPQLSVPGGLLGMPGVNIAYLNTGIGGHKAPSLADRQREYLLDMIPPRSISQSISGQK